CGCTACCTCGAATACTCGTTGCGCTGGCGCAATATGCCCAAGCCGTCGATCGCCGCCGTGCAGGGCAGGTGTATCGCGGGTGGCTTGTTGCTGTGCTGGCCGTGTGATCTCATCATCGCCGCCGACGACGCCCAGTTTTCCGATCCGGTGGTCATGATGGGCATCGGGGGTGTGGAATATCACGGTCACACGTGGGAACTCGGCGCGCGCAAGGCAAAGGAGATCTTGTTTACCGGCCGGCCGGTGACCGCCGAGGAGGCACGCCAGACCGGCATGGTGAATCGGGTGGTGGCACGCGCCGAACTGGATGAACGTACGCGTGAATTGGCTGCGCAGATCGCGGCGATGCCGCCCTTCGGACTGCGCCAGGCCAAGCGCGCGGTGAATCAGACCCTCGACGTGCAGGGCTTCTACGCGGCGATCCAGGCGGTCTTCGATGTGCATCAAACCGGGCACGGGAATGCATTGAGCGTCAGCGGTTTTCCGATTCTGACCCAGCTGGCCGAAATGAAAAACAACATCAAGTAATGGCGGAGTTTCCCCGCTACCCCATCCAAGAAACGAGGAAGTTTCATGCGTACATCGCTCACCGGGCGGGTCGTGGCCGGCTGCGGCATGGTTGTCGTGGCAGCGGGAATCGTCACCGGTTGTAGTTCCGACGACAGCTCGGGTGACAGCGCTACCACCACCTCGGCGAGTTCGTCGGCTGTCTCGTCGTCGGCTGCGTCGACGTCTGCTGCGTCGACGTCTGCGGAGGCCATGCCGGCAGATTCCGCGGCCGCGCAAGCAGCGATTACCAAGGCGTACACCACCTTCTTCGACGGGACCCTGCCGCCGGAAGAGCGGGCCACCGCGGTCGAGAAGGGCGACGTCTTCCTCCCGATCCTGCAGGCGCAGGCGGCCAATCCGTCGGGCGCCACGGTTGCCGTGGGGACCGTCACGCTGAAAGACGCGACCAACGCCGATGTCGGCTACACCCTGTCGATCGGGGGTAATCCGGTGCTGCCCGACCAGACCGGTCAAGCAGTAGAGCTCGATGGCAGCTGGAAGGTCGCTGCCGCCACATTCTGTGCGCTGCTCGCGGTCCAGGGCGGCAACTCCCCGGCCTGCTGAGCCGCCGCCGCGCGATCGGCGCCGGCGATGATCACGGTCCGACTCGACGAATTGGTGACAGACGTCGGGGACGTCAGGCATCACCCGCTCGTCCTGATCGATCTGGACGGGGTGCGCTGGCCGCACTCGTCCGCGTCGATCCGGCTGCTGCGCCGGACCCCGGTCGTCCTGGTCGGTATCGCGAGCGCGCCGTTGCCCGATGCCGCAGCCCCGCTGCTCGGTGCGCTGGACTGCACCCTGGCGCCGGCGGGCCCGGGCCGGACGTGGGCGCGGGCGACCACCGCCGACGTGGCCGCCATCCGGGCGACGGTCGCCGGCGCGCCCAGCGCGGCGGTCGCGCTGGTCGACCTGTTGCGGATCACCGCGGCGGCGTCGGTTCGCGACGCATTGGCCGCCGAGTCGTTCGCGTATTCCATGCTGCTCGCCGGCGGCGAGTTCGCGACCTGGCGGGCTACCCGGCCACGGTCACCGATACCGGTGACGGCGGAGCCTGTTCTGGTGGAACGAGCCGATGACGAACTGGTGGTGCGCCTCAATCGGCCGCATCGGCGCAACGCCTTCGATCGATCGATCCGGGACGGCCTGGTCGATGCGCTCGCGCTCGCCGAGATCGATCCGTCGATCCGCCGGGTGGTCTTGTGTGGCAACGGTGTGTCCTTCTCCAGCGGAGGAGATCTGGACGAGTTCGGCACCGCGGAGGATGTGAGCCGGGCCCACCTGATCCGGATGCAGCAGAGTGCCGGCTACGCCGTCCACCGGATTGCCGATCGGGTCCACGCACATCTGCACGGCGCGTGCATCGGTGCCGGGATCGAGGTGCCGGCGTTCGCGCACCGGGTCGTCTGCCGCTCGGACACGTGGTTCCAGCTTCCGGAGTTGTCGATGGGGTTGGTGCCCGGCGCGGGCGGGACGGTCGGCATCCCGCGCCGGATCGGTCGCTGGCGGACTGCGTTCCTCGCGTTGACCGGGCGTCCGATCGACAGCGCCACGGCGCTCGACTGGGGGTTGGTCGATGCCGGAGAGTAGTCGGGGCGCCGTGTCGGAGGCGCAGTTGTGGGCCGCGTCCGGCGCCATGGCGTTGACCGGTCGGCCCGGCGGTCCGCCGCGGGTGGCGCCGGGGGCACCGGCCACGGTCTGTCACCTGGCGTTGCGTCGGGTAGCCCGCTACACGCGCCAGCGCAGCGGCGCTACCCCGATCCTGCCCGGCGTCACGGTGCTCGGCGAGCGGGCAGCGGTGAGCCGGCTGACCCGCAACGGTCCGTGGTCGTGCGGTGGATCGTTCCGGCCGCTGCGCACTTCGGATGGCTGGATCGGTCTGTCCCTGTCCCGGGTCGAGGACCGAGAGCTGTTGCCGGCGTTACTCGAACAAGAGGCGCTCGAACAAGAGGTGACCGGACCACCGCTCGGGCCCGGTGGCGGGTGGGATCGGGTGGCAGCGTGGGCCCGGTCGACGCCCACCGCGGTGGCGGCCGAACGAATGCACTTGCTCGGTCTCGCCGGTACGGCGTTACCCGATCCGGCGCGGTCGGGTCGACGTGGCGTCGAGGTGCGTGAGTTCGGGGTTCGGCGGCATCGGCGAGAACGTCCACACGTCGTCGATCTCACCGCGTTGTGGGCCGGTCCGCTCTGTGCCCACCTGCTCGGCCTGGGCGGCGCCGAGATCGTCAAGGTCGAGAACCGCGGGCGTCCCGACGGCGCCCGGCGTGGACCCGACCGGTTCTTCGATCTCCTGCACGGCGGCCACGCGATGGTGGCGCTGGATCTGCGCGACCCGCACGACCTCGATCAGCTCCGCCGGCTGATCGACGACGCCGACCTGGTCCTGGAAAGCTCCCGGCCGCGGGTGATGTCGCACTTCGGGATCGATGCCGAAGAGGTCGTCGCCGGCGGTACCTCCTGGCTGTCGGTCACCGCCCGCGGCCGCGACTCGAACACGATCGGTTTCGGGGACGACACCGCGGCCGGCGCGGGGCTGGTAACGCTGGATCGGGGTGAGCCGGTGCCCTGCGGTGACGCCGTCGCCGATCCGCTGGCCGGCGTATGTGCCGCCGCGGCGGCGAGCGCGGCTCTGGTCGCCGAGCGGGCTCAGCTGATCGACGTGTCGCTGCTGCACGTCGCCCACGATGCGGCGACGATAGCGACGACCGGGCACGACCACTCGGTGGTTCGGGAGGAGGGATTGTGGTGGCTGCGGACCGATCGAGCGCGGATCGCAGTCGCCGAGCCGGTGTGTCGGCGGGCGGCACAGCCGGCGGCCGGAATCGGTGCCGACAACCTGCGGGTGCTGTCGAGCCGGTGAGACTGCTGCTGCGCGACGTGGCGGTCGACGGTAGCCGGACCGATGTGCGCGTGGTCGGTGGTCGGATTCGGCAGCTGGGTGTCCGACTGCCGCATCGGGGTGCCCAAACCGTCGTGGAAGGTGGCGGGGGCGCGCTGATCCCGGGACTCCACGACCATCACCTCCACCTGTTGGCGATGGCTGCGGCCGCGCGGTCGGTCGACTGCGGCCCACCCGCGGTGCGTGATCTCGCCGGGCTCCGGGCCGCCCTGCAGCGGACGTCGGCAAGCGGATGGGTACGCGGAATCGGGTACCACGAATCGGTGGCCGGGCCGCTGGATCGCGATGTTCTCGACCGGCTCGTTCCGGACCGGCCGGTGCGTGTCCAGCACCGTAGTGGTGCGTTGTGGATGCTGAACAGCGCTGCGCTGGAACGGGTATCGGGAGTGCTCGACGCCGGCTCCGACGTCGGTCGGGACTCGCAGGGCCGGCCCGACGGTCGCCTGTGGCGGTACGACGAACGGCTACGCTCGGCCCTCCCGACCGAACCCCCGGATCTGGCAGCGGTCGGGCGGCAGCTGACCCGTTACGGCATCACCGGGGTGACGGATGCGACACCGGATCTGGACGCCACCGCGATCGAGATGCTGGCCGGCGCGCGCCGGACCGGCGCGATTCCCCAACGCATCACCCTGCTGGGGGCGCCGCTCGGTGTCACGCTGCCGGACGGTCTCGACATCGGCCCGTACAAGTTGCTTCTGCACGACCACGACCTGCCGTCGTTCGACGAACTACGCGCGCGGATCGCGGCCGCCCGCGAGCATGGCCGGCCGGTGGCCGTGCACTGTGTCACCCGCGAGTCGTTGCTGTTGACGCTGGCCGTACTCGGTGCGGTAGGCGCCCGTCCCGGCGATCGCATCGAGCATGCCGCAGTGGTGCCACCCGATGTGGTGCACCAGCTTTCGCAACTCGGGCTCGCAGTGGTGACCCAGCCCGGGTTCCTGTACGCCCGCGGCGACACCTACCTGCGCGAGGTCGCAGCCGATGACCTCGAATGCCTGTACCCGTATGCCAGGCTGGCATCGCACGGGGTGCCGGTGGCGCCGTCCAGCGACGCGCCGTACGGCCCACTCTCGCCGTGGCGGGTGATCCGTTCGGCGATCGAGCGTCGCACCGATTCCGGAGTTGTCCTCGGTGCGGCGGACCGGGTCGACGCCGCGTCGGTGCTCGCCGGGTACTTCAGTCCGCCGGAGCGTCCCGGCCGTTCACCCCGGCGCATCGTCGTCGGCGCGCGGGTGGATCTGGCCCTGTTCGCCGCCCCGTTGAGTCGGGTGCTCGACAACGAGGCGGGCGGCACGGCTCCACCGACGATGATCTACGGTGCCTGACTCACAGTGCCGCGCAAAGCCGGTCGATCACTTTGCGGCTTGCGACCCCCCAGATATCCTGGCCCCGCGCCTGAATGTCCAACCGACTGGTTTCGGCTGTGGGGCCGGATAAAACGGATACCCGCAGCCGCACCGGATTCAGCCCGTAGCGTGTTTTCACGACCAGGAATCGCGAGTTTTCCTGCGCTTCCTCGATCGTCCCCAGCGATGCGGCAGCGGCCTGCAGTCGGTCCCAGGCTGCGGCCGTGGGCATTTGCAGTTCGACGGTTCTGGCGGTCATATCGCAATTCTATTCCGGGATCAGCCCCTGTTACGAGGTCAAAGTCGAGCGAGCCTGGGCGCACTGCCGCGGGCGCGGATCGTTGCGCCGGCTTCGCGGGTGAGTTCGCGTGAGCTGCCGAGCAAACCGTCCAGAGCGAGGACGCGTCGCACGTGCCGATGCAGTGGGTGTTCCGCGGTGAAACCGACGCCGCCGAGTACCTGCTGACAGTGTCGGGCGGCGGTGGCCCCGGCGTTGCCCGCCGCGACCTTGGCCAGCAGTGCGGTCGGCGTGCCGTCGTCGGTATCGGCGGCCTCCGCGGCTACGGTCAGGGCTGCCTCGGCGCCGTCGAGCGCGACCAATGTCTCGGCCAGGCGATGCCGGACGGCCTGGAACGATGCGATCGGTCGGCCGAACTGGGTGCGCTGCAGCGCATGGCTGCGGGCCAGCTGCAGCATCGCATTCCCGGCGCCGAGCAACCACCAGCCGATCGCCCGCCGGCCGGCGGCAAGCGCCTCGGCGGAAAGCTCGACGCCGTCGGGCACGCGGCGCAGCGGCAGAATCTCCACGTCGATATCGGGGTCCCAGGCCACCCATCCGTTTCCGGCGAACGGTAGCGGGCCGGCATCGGCACCGGCCCGGGATAGCACGTCGAGCAGCACCGACGCGTGCGTGCCGGTCTCCCCGAGCAGCCGGAACACCATCGGCACAGCCACCTGCGGTGCGTCGTCCAGCAGTTCACGCCAGCCCAGTTCCGCGAGTGCGGCGTCCAGCGCCGGACCGTCGGCGCCGCTCATGGCGCGGCGCAGCGTGTCGGCGAGCAGTGCGAGCTCGTCCGGATCCAGGTCGAGCTGAGCGGTCACGCCGACTCCTTTCCGAGATCGAGCAGGCGGCGGGCGATGATATTGCGCTGGATCTCGGCGGTGCCCCCGTAGATCGTTGCGGCTCGGGAGTAGAGGAATTCGGTGCGCCACCGGTCGTCGTCCAGCTCTATCGCCCCGGGTAAGACGTCGCGCGCGGTGTCGAACAGCCGTTGCTCGGCGGTTGCCAGCAGCACCTTGTCGATCGAGGTCTCCGGGCCCAGTCGGGCACCCGCGGCGAGCCGGCGTTGGGTGAGCAATGATCGGCACCGGGTGGTATGCAGCATCGTGAACACTTCGCCGAGCGCGGGGTCCTCGGCCGAATCGGTCGAGTCGGTCTCGGCCAGAACCTGATCGAGCCGGGTGAACAGGTACGCGATCCGGTGCCAGAAGCAGGTGGACCGCTCGAACGGCAGCAGATCCATCGCCAGCTGCCAGCCGTCGCCGGGGGTGCCGAGCATTCGATCAGAAGGCACCAGCACGTCGTCGAAGAACACCTCGGCGAACTCGTCCACCCCGTGCATAGTCTGTAGGGGACGCACGGTGATGCCCGGGGAATCCATGTCGACGAAGAAAGCGGTGATCCCGCGGTGTCCCGGTGCGGTGCGGGTCAGCAGCACGCAGCGGGCCGCGTACTGGGCGAGGCTGGTCCACACTTTCTGTCCGGAGACCACCCAGTCCGCGCCGCGGGGGATGGCCCTGGTGGTCAGCGAGGCCAGGTCGCTACCGGACTCGGGCTCGGAGAATCCTTGGCACCACAGCTCGGCGCCGGACAACAGCCGTGGCACCATCTCCGCCGCCAGATCGGGGCGGGCGTAGTCGATCATCGTCGGTGCCAGCACCTCGATCAGCGACCAGATGCCGGGCTCGGCGAGGTCTCGGGTCGCGACCTCTTCACCCAGTACCGCGCGCAGCGCGGCCGGTCCGCCCAATCCGCCGGCCGCGGTCGGCCAGCCGTATCGCATCCAGTCGGCGTCGAACAAGGCCTTTCGCACCCGCAACAACTGGGCGACCTGGCCGTCGAGCGAATGATCCGGGCCCGGCGTCAGGTCGTGTTCGCCCAACCACGCCTGCAGCCCGCTCCGGAATTCGGCGATGCCGGGTACGGGGTCGGCGCTCATGTGCGGGAATGCTCGAAAGCATGCGGGATCCCCGCGTCGTGGTCGCCGCTGCGTCGGATGAAGGTCATCCGGCGAGTCTTTATCCGCCAGCCGTCGTCGGTCCGCACCAACGCGTCGGTGTAATAGCCGATCCGCATGTCGTGGGTCGCGTGATCGACGAAGCACAGTGGCTGGGTGCCGGCGGCGGTGTCGCCGTCGATGTCCAACACCGGAAGTCCGGTGAGGAAAAGTCCTTTCGGGGCGGCCGCCACCAACTCCGGGAACAGATCGAGCGAGTAGGTGTCGCCGAATGCGCTGTAGCTGCCGTCCGGGGTGAAAACCGCCAACAGACCCTCGATGTCGCCCCGGGTGATGGTCACCGCGTACCGGGCGAGCACTTGCTGGATCTCCAGCAGATCGTCACTTCTGGACATAGATCTTTCCGCCTTTCATCACGAACCGCACATCCCGGGTGACGGCGATGTCGTCGGTCGGGTCCCCGGGCACGCCGATCACATCGGCCAGCTGTCCCGCGGCCAGTCGGCCGCGGTCGTCCACGCCGATCAGCTCCGCGCCGCGGATCGTGGCGGCGCGCAACACGTCGTCGGCCGGCAGCCCGCGATCCACCAATGCCACCAACTCGTCGGCGTTGCGGCCGTGTGGAATCGCCGGTGCGTCGGTGCCGACCGCGATCTTCACCCC
Above is a genomic segment from Skermania piniformis containing:
- a CDS encoding enoyl-CoA hydratase encodes the protein MFIRYQVADRIGTITLNRPEAANAQNGELLDQLDAAWQQAAADPDVAVVVLRAEGKHFSAGHDLKGSSPAESGPITLERIYQVEARRYLEYSLRWRNMPKPSIAAVQGRCIAGGLLLCWPCDLIIAADDAQFSDPVVMMGIGGVEYHGHTWELGARKAKEILFTGRPVTAEEARQTGMVNRVVARAELDERTRELAAQIAAMPPFGLRQAKRAVNQTLDVQGFYAAIQAVFDVHQTGHGNALSVSGFPILTQLAEMKNNIK
- a CDS encoding nuclear transport factor 2 family protein — its product is MSRSDDLLEIQQVLARYAVTITRGDIEGLLAVFTPDGSYSAFGDTYSLDLFPELVAAAPKGLFLTGLPVLDIDGDTAAGTQPLCFVDHATHDMRIGYYTDALVRTDDGWRIKTRRMTFIRRSGDHDAGIPHAFEHSRT
- a CDS encoding CoA transferase; translated protein: MPESSRGAVSEAQLWAASGAMALTGRPGGPPRVAPGAPATVCHLALRRVARYTRQRSGATPILPGVTVLGERAAVSRLTRNGPWSCGGSFRPLRTSDGWIGLSLSRVEDRELLPALLEQEALEQEVTGPPLGPGGGWDRVAAWARSTPTAVAAERMHLLGLAGTALPDPARSGRRGVEVREFGVRRHRRERPHVVDLTALWAGPLCAHLLGLGGAEIVKVENRGRPDGARRGPDRFFDLLHGGHAMVALDLRDPHDLDQLRRLIDDADLVLESSRPRVMSHFGIDAEEVVAGGTSWLSVTARGRDSNTIGFGDDTAAGAGLVTLDRGEPVPCGDAVADPLAGVCAAAAASAALVAERAQLIDVSLLHVAHDAATIATTGHDHSVVREEGLWWLRTDRARIAVAEPVCRRAAQPAAGIGADNLRVLSSR
- a CDS encoding acyl-CoA dehydrogenase family protein; this translates as MSADPVPGIAEFRSGLQAWLGEHDLTPGPDHSLDGQVAQLLRVRKALFDADWMRYGWPTAAGGLGGPAALRAVLGEEVATRDLAEPGIWSLIEVLAPTMIDYARPDLAAEMVPRLLSGAELWCQGFSEPESGSDLASLTTRAIPRGADWVVSGQKVWTSLAQYAARCVLLTRTAPGHRGITAFFVDMDSPGITVRPLQTMHGVDEFAEVFFDDVLVPSDRMLGTPGDGWQLAMDLLPFERSTCFWHRIAYLFTRLDQVLAETDSTDSAEDPALGEVFTMLHTTRCRSLLTQRRLAAGARLGPETSIDKVLLATAEQRLFDTARDVLPGAIELDDDRWRTEFLYSRAATIYGGTAEIQRNIIARRLLDLGKESA
- a CDS encoding enoyl-CoA hydratase/isomerase family protein, coding for MITVRLDELVTDVGDVRHHPLVLIDLDGVRWPHSSASIRLLRRTPVVLVGIASAPLPDAAAPLLGALDCTLAPAGPGRTWARATTADVAAIRATVAGAPSAAVALVDLLRITAAASVRDALAAESFAYSMLLAGGEFATWRATRPRSPIPVTAEPVLVERADDELVVRLNRPHRRNAFDRSIRDGLVDALALAEIDPSIRRVVLCGNGVSFSSGGDLDEFGTAEDVSRAHLIRMQQSAGYAVHRIADRVHAHLHGACIGAGIEVPAFAHRVVCRSDTWFQLPELSMGLVPGAGGTVGIPRRIGRWRTAFLALTGRPIDSATALDWGLVDAGE
- a CDS encoding acyl-CoA dehydrogenase family protein, whose product is MSGADGPALDAALAELGWRELLDDAPQVAVPMVFRLLGETGTHASVLLDVLSRAGADAGPLPFAGNGWVAWDPDIDVEILPLRRVPDGVELSAEALAAGRRAIGWWLLGAGNAMLQLARSHALQRTQFGRPIASFQAVRHRLAETLVALDGAEAALTVAAEAADTDDGTPTALLAKVAAGNAGATAARHCQQVLGGVGFTAEHPLHRHVRRVLALDGLLGSSRELTREAGATIRARGSAPRLARL
- a CDS encoding amidohydrolase family protein, encoding MRLLLRDVAVDGSRTDVRVVGGRIRQLGVRLPHRGAQTVVEGGGGALIPGLHDHHLHLLAMAAAARSVDCGPPAVRDLAGLRAALQRTSASGWVRGIGYHESVAGPLDRDVLDRLVPDRPVRVQHRSGALWMLNSAALERVSGVLDAGSDVGRDSQGRPDGRLWRYDERLRSALPTEPPDLAAVGRQLTRYGITGVTDATPDLDATAIEMLAGARRTGAIPQRITLLGAPLGVTLPDGLDIGPYKLLLHDHDLPSFDELRARIAAAREHGRPVAVHCVTRESLLLTLAVLGAVGARPGDRIEHAAVVPPDVVHQLSQLGLAVVTQPGFLYARGDTYLREVAADDLECLYPYARLASHGVPVAPSSDAPYGPLSPWRVIRSAIERRTDSGVVLGAADRVDAASVLAGYFSPPERPGRSPRRIVVGARVDLALFAAPLSRVLDNEAGGTAPPTMIYGA